One Virgibacillus proomii DNA window includes the following coding sequences:
- a CDS encoding LysR family transcriptional regulator, whose protein sequence is MDIRQVEYFVEVSKQKNFTKAAAELHISQPSLSKTIKNLETELGVLLFYRGGKQIDLTDAGKAFLINARQFLDAYNNLTSELDDVMHLKKGEIKIGIPPIIGATFFSKLISKYKEAYPNFNIELNEVGSNTIKQGIHSGDLDIGLICNIPVQKKNFEIIKLLNDPLKLVVQKDHPLAKRTTIEFRDLENQPFVLYQQDFSLYDRIVEACRKHGFEPNIVCKSSQRDFMIEMVEAKLGVALLPSKICQQLTHHDVIAISFKQPAVHLELAMIWKKNKYLPYSVRAFINMSEAYRVD, encoded by the coding sequence GTGGATATTCGCCAAGTAGAGTATTTTGTAGAAGTTTCCAAACAAAAAAATTTCACAAAAGCAGCCGCTGAGCTTCATATCTCTCAGCCCTCATTGAGTAAAACAATAAAAAACTTAGAAACTGAACTTGGAGTTTTATTGTTTTATCGCGGAGGTAAGCAAATTGATCTCACCGATGCCGGGAAAGCATTTTTAATTAATGCTCGTCAATTTCTTGATGCCTATAATAATTTAACTTCTGAATTAGATGATGTGATGCATTTAAAAAAGGGAGAAATTAAAATCGGCATTCCTCCAATTATTGGTGCTACATTCTTTTCAAAATTGATTAGCAAATACAAAGAAGCATATCCAAATTTTAATATTGAATTAAATGAAGTTGGCAGTAATACAATTAAGCAGGGCATTCATAGTGGTGATCTTGATATTGGATTAATCTGTAATATCCCTGTGCAAAAGAAAAATTTTGAAATTATTAAATTGTTAAACGATCCATTAAAGCTTGTCGTACAAAAGGATCATCCATTAGCTAAGAGAACGACTATTGAATTTAGAGATTTGGAAAACCAGCCGTTTGTCCTATATCAACAAGATTTTTCTCTCTACGATAGAATTGTTGAAGCTTGTAGAAAACACGGCTTTGAACCAAATATTGTATGTAAAAGCTCACAAAGAGACTTTATGATTGAAATGGTAGAAGCAAAATTAGGAGTGGCACTGTTACCAAGTAAAATTTGCCAGCAACTTACGCATCATGATGTGATTGCCATTTCGTTTAAACAACCAGCGGTACATCTTGAACTGGCAATGATATGGAAGAAAAACAAATACTTACCTTATTCAGTACGCGCGTTTATTAATATGTCAGAAGCTTATCGTGTTGATTAA
- a CDS encoding YuzF family protein — MNGQTPSSFVSHFDPYIYQALQSITGSQLIIQTTKGSVTGKLKTVMPDHVVMKSGGSSFFIRTQQIVWFIPKA; from the coding sequence ATGAATGGACAGACGCCATCATCTTTTGTTAGCCATTTTGATCCTTATATCTATCAAGCCTTACAGTCCATTACAGGTTCACAATTAATTATACAAACAACAAAAGGAAGCGTTACTGGTAAGCTAAAAACGGTAATGCCAGATCATGTTGTGATGAAATCAGGTGGCTCTTCTTTCTTTATTCGTACACAACAAATCGTTTGGTTTATTCCTAAAGCATAG
- a CDS encoding manganese catalase family protein produces the protein MFKRENRMAIELPVPEHGDPNAAAAVQELLGGKYGEMSTLNNYMFQSFNFRQKNKLKPFYDLVASITAEEFGHVELVSNTINLLSKGNTFYTGDPDTTPLRTGKDSRNTYHFIVTAQTALAGDSMGRAWTGDNVFNSGNLVLDLLHNFFLEIGARTHKMRVYEMTEHETAREMIGYLLVRGGTHILAFAKALEIATGVNVEKMVPVPDLSNTKFDHALKFEQQGLANVLYTWNDVGDYTDIRQIWKGTNPENGEKLVVKEGAPKGAPIPNLDALPEEFAPGIDKDDYKKIAKRLMENL, from the coding sequence TTGTTTAAGCGTGAAAATCGAATGGCAATTGAACTTCCTGTACCAGAACACGGTGACCCTAACGCAGCAGCTGCTGTACAAGAGTTATTAGGCGGTAAGTATGGCGAAATGTCAACATTAAATAATTATATGTTTCAATCCTTTAATTTTCGGCAAAAAAATAAGCTCAAACCGTTTTATGATTTAGTAGCCAGCATTACAGCTGAAGAATTCGGGCACGTTGAACTCGTCTCCAACACGATCAATCTTTTATCTAAAGGAAATACATTTTACACAGGTGATCCAGATACTACACCACTTCGTACGGGAAAGGATAGTCGTAATACCTACCATTTTATTGTTACTGCACAAACTGCTTTAGCCGGGGATTCAATGGGACGTGCTTGGACAGGAGACAATGTATTTAACAGTGGCAATCTTGTTTTGGACTTACTGCATAATTTCTTTCTGGAAATTGGGGCACGTACCCATAAAATGCGCGTCTATGAAATGACGGAACATGAAACGGCCAGAGAAATGATTGGATATTTATTAGTTCGGGGCGGTACACATATTTTGGCATTTGCAAAAGCTTTAGAAATTGCAACAGGAGTAAATGTAGAAAAAATGGTCCCCGTTCCTGATTTATCTAATACGAAGTTTGACCATGCCCTGAAATTTGAACAGCAAGGGTTAGCCAACGTACTATATACTTGGAACGATGTTGGCGATTACACAGATATCCGACAAATATGGAAAGGAACGAATCCGGAAAATGGAGAAAAATTAGTTGTTAAAGAAGGAGCACCAAAAGGAGCACCAATTCCAAATTTAGATGCCTTACCTGAGGAGTTTGCACCGGGGATTGATAAAGATGATTATAAAAAGATCGCCAAACGCTTAATGGAAAACCTATAA
- the iolG gene encoding inositol 2-dehydrogenase produces the protein MNCGVIGAGRVGMMHIRNIITIPEVNILGVAELFIDHVKDELHELGITNTYKDYHELLEDKDIEAVFVFASTDSHEEIVTAAAKAGKHIFCEKPLSMDVNEEASLNVLRAVKENGVKLQIGFNRRIDRQFRDVFEKVRAGKIGDPQIVKITSRDPDLLPHDLIKRIGGLLFDFTMHDFDMVRYMMDSNVTEVYAKGGTLIDPTLQEINDVDTIAIVLQFENGTFGLIDNSRRAVYGYDQRVEVFGSEGMLKADNVNNSTVEYYSKEDTSLKKPLPIFTERYREAYIAEMRFFIDALLNDGPLLATGEDVIMAQRVAVAAQKSLETGLPVKVDTTLPKI, from the coding sequence ATGAATTGTGGAGTAATTGGTGCAGGACGTGTTGGGATGATGCACATCCGAAATATTATAACCATTCCTGAAGTTAACATTTTAGGAGTAGCAGAACTATTTATTGACCATGTCAAAGACGAATTACATGAACTGGGAATTACGAATACGTACAAAGATTATCATGAATTATTGGAAGACAAAGATATTGAAGCGGTATTTGTATTTGCATCTACAGACAGTCACGAAGAAATTGTTACCGCCGCAGCAAAAGCAGGAAAACATATTTTCTGTGAGAAACCACTGAGCATGGACGTAAATGAAGAAGCTAGTCTTAATGTGTTAAGAGCGGTGAAAGAAAATGGGGTAAAATTACAAATAGGCTTCAACCGTCGGATCGACAGACAATTCCGTGACGTGTTTGAAAAAGTTAGAGCTGGTAAAATTGGAGATCCGCAAATTGTGAAAATTACCTCTCGCGACCCAGATTTACTTCCACATGACTTGATTAAACGTATTGGTGGATTACTATTCGATTTCACCATGCATGACTTTGATATGGTCCGTTATATGATGGACAGCAATGTTACCGAAGTTTATGCTAAAGGTGGAACCTTAATTGATCCAACGCTTCAAGAAATAAATGACGTCGATACGATTGCAATTGTTTTGCAATTTGAAAATGGCACATTTGGGTTAATTGACAATAGTCGTAGAGCGGTGTATGGGTACGATCAGCGTGTTGAAGTATTCGGATCAGAGGGAATGCTCAAAGCGGATAATGTTAACAATTCCACAGTCGAATATTACAGTAAGGAAGATACGAGCTTAAAAAAACCACTACCAATCTTTACAGAACGTTATAGAGAGGCTTATATTGCTGAAATGCGTTTCTTTATTGATGCATTACTAAATGATGGTCCGCTTTTAGCTACTGGGGAAGACGTAATTATGGCTCAACGAGTAGCTGTTGCTGCTCAAAAATCGCTAGAAACAGGATTACCAGTAAAAGTTGATACGACATTGCCAAAAATTTAG
- a CDS encoding Gfo/Idh/MocA family oxidoreductase — protein MEKVNVGVIGLGRLGMVHADHLVNLISDANVLAVCALDQSQLDYAKENFGVNTYQNYKEMIDKEDIDAVVIVAPTGFHPEMTKYALDAGKHVFCEKPLGLDMPEVKEMAEHIKAHPDKVFQLGFMRRFDESYQHAKELVDNKQIGDIIYIRAYGIDPISGMESFTKFATDNDSGGIFVDMCIHDIDLIRWYTGMDPVQTWSLGNNIAAPQLKEIGEFETGVATLKFDNGMVATLIGGRHAAHGNQVEMEIMGSHGWIRIAQEPEKDFVTLFTDAGVIRPSMQSFSERFEQAFITELKDFIKNVKANRQSDISVEDGVKALQIAKACKESAETGEIVNIALD, from the coding sequence ATGGAAAAAGTTAACGTTGGCGTCATTGGTTTAGGTCGCTTAGGTATGGTTCATGCTGATCATTTAGTAAATTTAATTAGTGATGCAAATGTATTGGCTGTTTGTGCTTTGGATCAATCTCAACTAGATTATGCGAAAGAAAATTTTGGCGTTAACACATACCAAAATTATAAAGAAATGATTGACAAAGAAGATATCGATGCAGTTGTCATAGTAGCTCCAACTGGCTTCCATCCGGAGATGACGAAATATGCATTAGATGCTGGCAAGCATGTTTTTTGTGAAAAGCCATTAGGATTGGATATGCCGGAAGTAAAAGAAATGGCTGAGCATATTAAAGCACATCCGGATAAAGTTTTTCAGCTAGGCTTTATGCGTCGCTTTGATGAGTCTTATCAACATGCGAAAGAATTAGTGGATAATAAACAGATTGGCGATATCATTTATATTCGTGCTTATGGCATTGATCCAATTTCTGGAATGGAAAGCTTCACTAAATTTGCAACAGATAACGATAGCGGTGGTATCTTTGTAGATATGTGTATTCATGATATTGATCTAATCCGCTGGTATACAGGAATGGACCCAGTACAAACATGGTCATTAGGTAATAATATTGCCGCACCACAACTAAAAGAAATTGGCGAATTTGAGACGGGAGTAGCAACGTTGAAATTTGATAATGGCATGGTAGCTACTTTAATTGGCGGACGCCATGCAGCACATGGCAACCAAGTAGAAATGGAAATTATGGGCTCTCATGGTTGGATTCGAATCGCTCAAGAACCGGAAAAAGATTTTGTAACGTTGTTTACCGATGCTGGAGTTATACGTCCAAGCATGCAAAGCTTTTCTGAAAGGTTTGAACAAGCTTTTATTACTGAATTAAAAGACTTTATTAAAAATGTTAAAGCTAATCGTCAATCAGATATCTCTGTAGAAGATGGAGTAAAAGCATTACAGATTGCCAAGGCCTGCAAAGAGTCCGCAGAAACTGGTGAAATTGTCAACATTGCTTTAGACTGA
- a CDS encoding sugar porter family MFS transporter produces MSKTISKTNLMTVALIVTIGGLLFGYNTGVVNGALTFIEKDLGIDALQKGMISSAVTLSAAFGAVFGGSISDRIGRKKTLRMIAWIFLVGALGCGVSTSFTMLVSARFFLGLAVGSASAVIPLYLGEISSASKRGKMVGLNQVMIVGGQFLAFLLNAILGNMFMENVEIWKVMMGLAIVPALIMIIGMTKVFESPKWLVKNGKLQQAIEIIKSIYQEDQEQADEIEKLKQLEDDAKEKTQAKGKIPGWALKVLIIGCLLGVIQQFAGINSIMYYGAEVLHTYGFGESASLIFNVLNGVMSVVASIVGMSIVDKMGRKKLENTGLLICATSLILVGVLSGILTGQSYAPYVIMILIFIYIFAFQGAVGPVTWILISEIFPAKYRGSFSGIAVFVLWIANFCVGLFFPVLVESIGINTTFYAFAACAIIGVIIVSTMIPETKGKTLEEIEGFFNSNAS; encoded by the coding sequence TTGTCGAAAACAATATCAAAGACGAATTTAATGACAGTCGCTCTTATTGTTACTATCGGCGGGTTGCTATTTGGTTACAATACAGGGGTAGTTAATGGAGCATTAACCTTTATAGAAAAAGACTTAGGCATTGATGCTTTGCAAAAAGGTATGATCTCTTCTGCTGTTACTTTGTCGGCGGCATTTGGTGCTGTATTTGGCGGAAGCATAAGTGACCGGATTGGTCGAAAAAAAACATTGCGTATGATTGCCTGGATTTTCTTGGTCGGTGCTTTAGGTTGTGGAGTTTCCACAAGCTTTACTATGCTAGTTTCTGCACGTTTCTTTTTAGGCTTAGCTGTAGGATCCGCTTCCGCAGTAATTCCATTGTATCTTGGGGAAATATCCTCTGCTAGTAAACGTGGGAAAATGGTTGGTTTAAACCAAGTTATGATTGTAGGCGGACAATTCCTTGCTTTTTTACTTAATGCAATTCTGGGCAATATGTTTATGGAAAATGTCGAGATCTGGAAAGTAATGATGGGACTTGCTATTGTTCCAGCTTTAATTATGATTATTGGGATGACAAAGGTGTTTGAGTCACCAAAATGGCTAGTGAAAAATGGAAAATTACAACAGGCTATTGAAATCATAAAATCAATTTACCAAGAGGATCAAGAACAGGCTGATGAGATTGAAAAATTAAAGCAGTTAGAAGACGATGCGAAGGAAAAAACGCAGGCGAAAGGGAAAATTCCTGGATGGGCGTTAAAAGTTCTTATTATTGGCTGTCTTCTAGGAGTAATTCAACAATTTGCCGGTATTAATTCCATTATGTACTACGGTGCAGAAGTTCTTCATACGTATGGATTTGGTGAAAGTGCTTCACTAATCTTTAATGTGTTAAATGGTGTGATGTCTGTTGTTGCTTCAATAGTAGGAATGAGCATTGTAGATAAAATGGGTCGTAAAAAATTAGAAAACACTGGTTTATTGATTTGCGCAACTTCTTTAATCCTGGTAGGTGTATTATCTGGTATTTTAACCGGTCAAAGCTATGCACCATATGTGATCATGATTTTAATTTTTATTTATATTTTTGCTTTCCAGGGTGCTGTTGGTCCTGTAACTTGGATCTTAATTTCAGAAATTTTCCCAGCAAAATATCGAGGCTCCTTTTCTGGAATTGCAGTATTTGTATTATGGATTGCTAACTTCTGCGTAGGACTTTTCTTTCCAGTGTTGGTTGAAAGTATCGGTATTAATACAACCTTCTATGCTTTTGCCGCATGTGCAATAATCGGGGTCATTATCGTATCCACAATGATTCCTGAAACGAAAGGAAAAACATTAGAAGAAATTGAAGGATTTTTTAACAGCAATGCTTCTTAA
- the iolG gene encoding inositol 2-dehydrogenase translates to MQKINIGIIGFGRIGNVHLQNLLRNNRYTVKYVCDIKPIGDFNKKYPEITYVQDYHEILQDQGVDAVLIGTPTNLHPEMIMEAAKAEKHILCEKPIGFDLHAIMEAYHEVQQHDIIFQLGFNRRFDDDFLNIRNQIEKIGKPQILKITSRDPEVPPIEYVKNSGGIFMDMAIHDFDMARYMFGEVEEVYVNGATLINPEISKYGDIDTAIISLKFENNSIGVIDNSRQAVYGYDQRLEVFGSEGMLHNTNHLNHNITFSARQGVQLEKPMYFFLERYKQSYATEMEYFADSILTNAPIACTITDGIMAVKIAQAAAESFATGKAVSVKKDF, encoded by the coding sequence ATGCAAAAAATAAATATTGGAATTATTGGTTTTGGAAGAATCGGTAATGTTCATTTGCAAAATTTATTACGAAATAATAGATATACGGTTAAATATGTTTGTGATATAAAGCCAATAGGTGATTTTAACAAAAAATATCCGGAAATCACATATGTTCAAGATTATCATGAAATTTTGCAAGACCAAGGAGTGGATGCTGTTTTAATCGGTACGCCAACGAATCTTCATCCAGAAATGATCATGGAGGCAGCAAAAGCCGAAAAGCATATTTTATGTGAGAAGCCGATCGGATTTGATTTACACGCAATTATGGAAGCTTATCATGAAGTACAACAACATGATATTATTTTTCAATTAGGGTTTAATCGCCGTTTTGATGATGACTTTTTGAATATCCGTAATCAAATAGAAAAAATCGGTAAACCGCAAATTTTGAAAATAACTTCAAGGGACCCAGAAGTGCCGCCAATTGAATATGTAAAAAATTCAGGTGGAATCTTTATGGATATGGCTATCCATGATTTTGATATGGCTCGTTACATGTTTGGTGAAGTAGAAGAAGTTTATGTAAATGGTGCTACTTTAATTAATCCTGAAATATCTAAATATGGAGATATCGATACAGCAATTATATCTTTAAAATTTGAAAACAATTCAATTGGTGTTATTGATAACAGCCGACAAGCCGTTTATGGCTATGATCAAAGATTAGAAGTTTTTGGTTCAGAAGGAATGTTGCATAATACAAATCATCTAAATCATAATATTACTTTTTCTGCTAGACAGGGAGTCCAATTAGAAAAGCCAATGTACTTCTTTTTAGAGAGGTATAAACAGTCTTATGCGACGGAAATGGAATATTTTGCTGACTCTATTCTAACTAACGCACCCATTGCCTGCACCATAACAGATGGTATTATGGCGGTGAAAATTGCCCAGGCAGCTGCTGAATCTTTTGCGACGGGAAAAGCAGTTTCAGTAAAAAAAGATTTTTAA